In a single window of the Acinetobacter sp. CS-2 genome:
- the tssF gene encoding type VI secretion system baseplate subunit TssF, translating into MIEELLPYYEKQLQEFGQQSREFSQKYPKIAQRLSLNQEQIDDPHIERLVQAFSLIAARIDKKLADSYEVFTRSLFEVMFPQYLKPFPACSVVSFDDINKIKQLTEVHEIPKATFLKSRSFKGVQCEFSMTQPVRLLPITLKSLNFKTHPRTHMYLNQNATLSLGFEIYQGSRQLLINENLPIYLDAIANFPLQVLDGIFHASTGFSLRIGNRIIEIAHPFAVMGFAESESLLPIDQHTHHAYRLLIEYFCFPEKFNYLNLNLNFLKHLTEEETAFEILIHLKINLNDQACIRNYTELNHAYRLLIEYFCFPEKFNYLNLNLNFLKHLTEEETAFEILIHLKINLNDQACIRNYTELNHAYRLLIEYFCFPEKFNYLNLNLNFLKHLTEEETAFEILIHLKINLNDQACIRNYTELNVANFKLFSTPVVNLFYKQAEPQKINHKQLEYPLLTDAHHPEFYQIYSIVEMNMIREKSNQDQIRVPILPFFAMSHYHQHNEQYFYSLNQTQLQNNGVETHYSIVSKHLSPQSTKSDFISTQLLCCNRDLPHEALSQANNVLNLNESHLARRAMMLKRPSKPYYFEQNKNEQWRVISHLSLNTLSLMKGDAVSHIKELLVLYNLPKLKENQLIIDAIKKIDFSLTQKLVEAQPFPLFVRGIKVSLVIDSQIFKGHSLYIFSQLLSHIFNLKVQMNSYVDLVVSDSNTQQELYQCVQNVGGKKLL; encoded by the coding sequence GTGATTGAAGAACTCTTACCTTATTATGAAAAGCAATTACAAGAATTTGGACAACAATCACGTGAATTTTCACAGAAATATCCGAAAATTGCTCAACGTTTATCGCTCAATCAAGAACAAATTGACGATCCGCATATTGAACGTCTGGTTCAGGCTTTTTCACTCATAGCTGCACGTATTGATAAAAAACTAGCAGACAGTTATGAGGTTTTTACCCGTTCATTATTTGAAGTCATGTTTCCTCAATATCTTAAGCCATTTCCAGCATGTTCAGTGGTCAGTTTTGACGATATAAATAAGATAAAACAGTTGACGGAGGTACATGAAATTCCTAAAGCGACTTTCTTAAAGTCACGTAGTTTTAAAGGCGTACAGTGTGAATTTAGCATGACCCAGCCTGTACGATTATTACCGATCACTTTAAAAAGTCTGAATTTTAAAACCCATCCTCGTACACATATGTATTTAAATCAGAATGCGACGCTTAGTTTAGGCTTTGAAATTTATCAAGGAAGCAGACAACTTTTAATTAATGAAAATTTACCGATTTACTTAGATGCGATTGCAAATTTTCCTTTGCAGGTCCTGGATGGCATATTCCATGCCAGCACAGGATTTTCATTAAGAATTGGCAATCGCATTATTGAAATTGCTCATCCATTTGCAGTCATGGGCTTTGCTGAATCTGAAAGTTTATTACCGATTGATCAACATACCCATCATGCTTATCGTTTACTGATTGAATACTTTTGTTTTCCTGAAAAATTTAATTATCTCAATCTTAATTTAAATTTCTTGAAACATTTAACAGAAGAAGAGACAGCATTTGAAATATTGATTCATTTAAAAATTAATTTAAATGATCAGGCCTGTATCCGAAACTATACTGAGCTGAATCATGCTTATCGTTTACTGATTGAATACTTTTGTTTTCCTGAAAAATTTAATTATCTCAATCTTAATTTAAATTTCTTGAAACATTTAACAGAAGAAGAGACAGCATTTGAAATATTGATTCATTTAAAAATTAATTTAAATGATCAGGCCTGTATCCGAAACTATACTGAGCTGAATCATGCTTATCGTTTACTGATTGAATACTTTTGTTTTCCTGAAAAATTTAATTATCTCAATCTTAATTTAAATTTCTTGAAACATTTAACAGAAGAAGAGACAGCATTTGAAATATTGATTCATTTAAAAATTAATTTAAATGATCAGGCCTGTATCCGAAACTATACTGAGCTGAATGTTGCAAACTTTAAGCTATTTTCAACGCCTGTGGTGAACCTATTTTATAAGCAGGCTGAACCACAGAAAATCAATCATAAACAATTAGAATACCCATTGCTCACTGATGCACATCATCCCGAATTTTATCAGATTTATTCAATAGTTGAGATGAACATGATTCGGGAAAAAAGTAATCAGGATCAGATTAGAGTTCCCATCCTACCATTTTTTGCCATGAGTCATTATCATCAGCATAATGAGCAATATTTTTATAGTCTGAATCAGACACAATTGCAGAACAATGGGGTTGAAACCCATTATTCCATTGTTTCTAAACATTTATCACCCCAAAGTACCAAGTCTGATTTTATCAGTACACAATTGCTCTGTTGTAATCGGGATTTGCCGCATGAAGCTTTAAGTCAGGCCAATAATGTTTTGAATTTGAATGAGAGCCACCTTGCACGGCGTGCGATGATGTTAAAGCGACCGTCCAAGCCATATTACTTTGAGCAAAATAAAAATGAACAATGGCGCGTTATTTCTCATTTATCCTTAAATACCTTATCTCTGATGAAAGGAGATGCCGTTAGCCATATTAAAGAGCTTTTAGTGCTTTATAACTTGCCTAAATTAAAAGAAAACCAGCTTATTATTGATGCTATCAAAAAGATTGATTTCTCTTTGACACAAAAACTGGTTGAAGCACAACCTTTTCCATTATTTGTCCGGGGTATTAAAGTGAGTTTAGTCATAGATTCACAAATTTTTAAAGGCCATAGTCTGTATATTTTCAGCCAACTTTTAAGCCATATTTTTAATTTAAAAGTTCAAATGAATAGTTATGTTGATCTTGTGGTCAGTGATTCAAATACTCAACAGGAGTTATACCAATGCGTGCAGAACGTTGGTGGCAAGAAGCTTCTGTAA
- a CDS encoding OmpA family protein: MGHAEPVVIEGAVPNDATKQEILNKMYLTYGQENIVDKIQVRTVTAPNGWSNAISHVITEDLKKVRQGKLSVRGMQMDLSGKMGNPNDIQSMTTKFQSLVSAPYHLTTQLSVNQAEQQMIDAALKHRIIEFESGSAVLTASGIKILDEMSVALKKVSGKKVKVIGHTDSSGDANKNLILSQRRAAAVKNYLIGKNIAAENLTTEGFGSNQPVADNITAEGRRKNRRIEFEVQ; this comes from the coding sequence ATGGGCCATGCAGAGCCGGTTGTCATTGAAGGAGCAGTACCTAATGACGCAACTAAACAAGAAATTTTAAATAAAATGTACCTCACGTATGGGCAGGAAAATATTGTAGATAAGATTCAAGTGCGTACTGTTACAGCGCCTAATGGCTGGAGTAATGCGATTAGTCATGTCATTACAGAGGATTTAAAGAAAGTCAGACAGGGCAAACTGAGCGTACGTGGCATGCAAATGGATTTATCCGGGAAAATGGGTAACCCTAATGACATTCAATCGATGACTACAAAATTTCAAAGTCTTGTATCTGCTCCTTATCACTTAACTACACAATTATCAGTCAACCAAGCTGAGCAACAAATGATTGATGCTGCATTAAAGCATCGTATTATTGAATTTGAATCTGGAAGTGCCGTGTTAACTGCATCGGGCATAAAAATTTTAGATGAAATGTCAGTGGCACTAAAGAAGGTGAGTGGAAAAAAAGTGAAGGTGATTGGTCATACGGATAGCTCTGGTGATGCAAATAAAAACCTGATTCTAAGCCAACGGCGTGCAGCAGCAGTTAAAAACTATTTAATTGGGAAAAATATTGCAGCTGAAAATTTAACCACAGAAGGTTTTGGTTCAAATCAACCTGTTGCTGACAATATCACTGCAGAGGGACGTCGGAAAAACCGTCGTATTGAGTTTGAGGTTCAATAG
- the tssM gene encoding type VI secretion system membrane subunit TssM, which translates to MFYTILAYLWQYVTHPKAIIALSVLVALLSSYHTIPRNIFWALFSTYILIIIGYGIYRLVQKKPHIQQVAVLAEAIENNTQAEYDKQKNMQDLQLISQQMKESIQMIRKSKLGNQKGNAALYGLPWYMVIGNPAAGKSSAIFHSGLKFPFENSHQKSVSSGLSGTRNCDWFFSTEGVLLDTAGRYSVYAEDQAEWLGFLNLLKKSRSQAPVNGLIVVVSIAELISQSPEQSIKLAKNLRARIQEITERLEIFAPIYVVFSKMDLIAGFSEFFECYDVDEFDQVWGATLKYEPDSMQNVMALFEQHYAVLYEGLKGLSTTHLSRRHSQNISPSVMTFPLEFKSLKPVLKTFIGTLFEENPYQFKPVFRGFYFTSALQQGMTESPMTEQMLQDFHLSASLNSENPVPGHSVSQHHGYFLKGLFSDVILKDQHLVKQHINPKRKKQRYFAFIAALLGISIILSLWIWSYRNNQQLIADVQADLDKVLQLQKQSGQQLSTQLNALLILQERMQQLDQFEENQPIQFGFGLYQGNTLREKLQGEYLAGIKQLLLQPTQQNIAQYLRRIKSNEATLKANHVNAEIKQGVKTQQYLDPSETNPQDAYNALKAYLMLSNPQYMDSSHLGDQLTRFWRPWLDSNREQMPRGEMIQKAEQILSYSITLANDQKFPVLEADSLLVDQTRQVLLDVIRGMPARDRVYNEIKMRGTVRYPAVTIKQLVGENNQNTVLGSYALPGMFTYRAWNEYVEKAIDDAANRPTDSKDWVLNSTQSDDLTFSGSPDQIRKQLTTLYKQQYIAEWRKFLNGIYYAKANNFNQQTKNMEILGEPENSPIRTIIERVTKETSWDNPMVQAELATPKTGFMAWFKSKILTRDTPKVAQQASNQVQGVIAKEFRMFYQLVRKRDDQQNKSLLDEYMQSLAQVRSKFNDLKSAGEIGPAAIILVKQTINDQNSVFNHSQKMIDEKMTIGLNEPDQQVLQKLLMSPLTQSFDCLLIPAQHEMNKLWMIQANQPFTANLSKKYPFNPSASLQATRQEISQILGENGSIARFVKEDLDPLIIRRGYLLTSKTWKDLGISLNPQFVMNFQSYVAPNNGMATGELNQTTVTAAVNQSNFQFYPLENPQLLSYTIDIDGQRMVYENGIQQWVNFVWPNQGSMPGARITVVDLQGQTHTIFDEPGEYGINRLIDHAQSTQRGNSFEMIWKDLQNPSLAVKVNFRLISGNSGQIGSSRGYASMQLVDQVVNDKSVRVVSAQTAPAPVTVVKTNTMNAAGATS; encoded by the coding sequence ATGTTTTATACCATTTTAGCTTATCTCTGGCAGTATGTGACCCATCCCAAAGCCATTATTGCACTATCTGTATTAGTGGCATTGTTGTCTTCTTATCATACTATTCCGCGAAATATTTTTTGGGCATTATTTTCAACTTATATTTTAATTATTATCGGCTATGGCATTTATAGACTGGTGCAAAAAAAACCCCATATTCAACAGGTTGCTGTGCTTGCAGAAGCAATTGAAAATAATACACAAGCGGAATATGACAAGCAGAAAAATATGCAAGACTTACAGTTGATTAGCCAGCAAATGAAAGAATCGATCCAGATGATTCGCAAATCAAAGTTGGGGAATCAAAAAGGCAACGCAGCTTTATATGGATTACCTTGGTATATGGTGATTGGGAATCCTGCTGCAGGTAAAAGTTCAGCTATTTTTCATTCGGGTCTCAAATTTCCGTTTGAAAATTCCCATCAAAAAAGTGTTTCTTCTGGCCTGAGCGGGACAAGAAACTGTGACTGGTTTTTCTCTACCGAAGGGGTATTGCTGGATACTGCCGGGCGTTATTCCGTTTATGCTGAAGATCAAGCTGAATGGTTAGGCTTTTTAAATTTATTAAAGAAAAGCCGTAGTCAGGCACCTGTTAACGGTTTAATTGTAGTGGTCAGCATTGCAGAACTGATCAGCCAAAGTCCTGAACAATCCATAAAACTGGCTAAAAATTTAAGAGCACGCATTCAAGAGATTACGGAACGTTTAGAAATATTTGCCCCCATTTATGTTGTGTTTTCCAAAATGGATTTGATTGCAGGATTTAGCGAATTTTTTGAATGTTATGATGTCGATGAATTTGATCAGGTATGGGGTGCGACCTTAAAATATGAGCCAGATTCCATGCAGAATGTAATGGCACTTTTTGAACAGCATTATGCTGTTTTATATGAAGGTTTAAAAGGGTTAAGTACCACACATCTTAGCCGACGTCATAGCCAGAATATTTCTCCCAGTGTAATGACATTTCCTTTAGAGTTTAAAAGCTTAAAACCGGTACTGAAAACCTTTATAGGGACCTTGTTTGAAGAAAATCCCTACCAGTTTAAACCCGTATTCCGTGGCTTTTATTTTACCAGTGCCTTACAGCAGGGTATGACCGAAAGTCCAATGACTGAACAGATGTTACAGGATTTTCATTTATCAGCAAGCTTAAATAGTGAAAATCCTGTACCGGGTCATTCAGTTTCACAGCATCATGGTTACTTTTTGAAAGGTCTATTTTCAGATGTGATTTTGAAAGACCAGCATCTGGTTAAACAGCATATTAATCCTAAACGCAAGAAACAACGCTACTTTGCTTTTATTGCGGCCTTGCTGGGGATTTCCATAATATTAAGCTTGTGGATCTGGTCATATCGAAATAATCAACAGCTGATCGCCGATGTTCAGGCCGATTTAGACAAGGTCTTACAATTGCAAAAGCAATCAGGCCAACAACTCTCTACACAGCTGAATGCTTTGCTGATTTTACAGGAGCGTATGCAACAGCTTGATCAATTTGAAGAAAATCAACCTATTCAGTTTGGTTTTGGACTGTATCAAGGCAATACATTGCGAGAAAAATTACAAGGCGAATATTTAGCGGGAATTAAACAACTGCTTTTGCAGCCAACCCAGCAGAATATTGCGCAGTATTTACGGCGTATAAAAAGTAATGAAGCTACTTTAAAAGCCAATCATGTCAATGCAGAAATAAAACAAGGAGTGAAAACTCAGCAATATCTAGACCCTTCCGAAACCAATCCGCAAGATGCTTATAACGCTTTAAAGGCTTACTTGATGCTGAGTAATCCTCAATATATGGATTCAAGTCATCTAGGTGATCAGCTGACACGTTTTTGGCGTCCCTGGCTGGATTCAAACCGGGAACAAATGCCACGTGGTGAAATGATCCAGAAAGCCGAGCAAATATTATCCTATAGCATTACACTGGCAAATGATCAGAAATTTCCTGTGCTTGAAGCTGATTCTTTGCTGGTTGACCAGACCCGTCAGGTTTTGCTGGATGTCATTCGCGGAATGCCTGCACGTGATCGCGTATATAACGAAATTAAAATGCGTGGTACAGTGCGTTATCCTGCTGTAACGATAAAACAGTTAGTTGGGGAAAATAACCAAAATACCGTACTGGGAAGTTATGCCTTACCGGGCATGTTTACTTATAGAGCCTGGAATGAATATGTAGAAAAAGCCATTGATGATGCTGCGAACCGTCCAACCGATAGCAAGGATTGGGTGTTAAATAGTACCCAATCTGATGATCTCACCTTTAGCGGTAGCCCAGACCAGATTCGTAAGCAGTTAACTACATTATATAAACAGCAATATATCGCTGAATGGCGCAAATTTTTAAATGGCATTTACTATGCAAAAGCCAATAATTTTAACCAGCAAACAAAAAATATGGAAATCTTGGGTGAGCCAGAAAATTCACCTATACGTACCATTATTGAGCGAGTGACTAAAGAAACCAGCTGGGATAATCCAATGGTTCAGGCAGAGCTGGCTACACCGAAAACCGGTTTCATGGCCTGGTTTAAATCGAAAATTTTAACCCGGGATACACCTAAAGTTGCGCAACAGGCATCAAACCAAGTCCAGGGTGTCATTGCAAAAGAATTCCGAATGTTCTATCAACTGGTTCGTAAACGAGATGATCAACAAAATAAATCTTTATTAGATGAATATATGCAATCATTGGCGCAGGTGAGGAGCAAGTTCAATGATCTTAAAAGTGCAGGGGAGATTGGTCCCGCAGCCATCATTTTAGTCAAGCAAACAATTAATGATCAGAACTCTGTTTTTAATCATAGTCAAAAAATGATTGATGAAAAAATGACTATTGGCCTGAATGAGCCGGATCAGCAGGTTTTACAAAAATTATTGATGAGCCCATTAACTCAATCTTTTGATTGTTTATTGATCCCTGCTCAACATGAAATGAATAAATTATGGATGATACAAGCCAATCAACCGTTTACCGCTAACTTAAGCAAAAAATATCCATTTAATCCTTCTGCGAGCTTACAAGCAACTCGTCAGGAAATCAGTCAGATTTTAGGTGAAAACGGCAGTATTGCACGTTTTGTCAAAGAGGATCTCGATCCACTGATCATTCGTCGTGGTTATCTATTAACGTCTAAAACCTGGAAAGATTTGGGGATTAGTCTAAATCCACAATTTGTGATGAATTTCCAAAGTTATGTTGCTCCTAATAATGGCATGGCCACGGGTGAATTGAATCAAACAACGGTAACAGCTGCAGTCAATCAATCAAATTTCCAGTTTTATCCATTAGAAAATCCACAACTGCTTTCTTATACCATTGATATTGATGGTCAAAGAATGGTTTACGAAAATGGCATTCAACAATGGGTGAATTTTGTCTGGCCAAATCAAGGATCTATGCCTGGCGCACGTATTACAGTGGTAGATTTACAAGGACAAACGCATACCATTTTTGATGAGCCGGGTGAGTATGGCATTAACCGTCTCATTGATCATGCCCAGAGTACTCAACGGGGCAATAGTTTTGAGATGATCTGGAAAGACCTGCAAAACCCTAGTTTAGCTGTGAAAGTAAATTTCCGTTTGATTAGTGGTAATTCAGGACAGATTGGCTCAAGTCGCGGTTATGCCAGCATGCAACTGGTTGATCAGGTTGTAAATGATAAATCGGTTCGTGTTGTTTCAGCACAGACAGCTCCAGCCCCTGTAACCGTAGTCAAAACAAATACAATGAATGCTGCTGGAGCTACATCATAA
- the tssG gene encoding type VI secretion system baseplate subunit TssG, with the protein MRAERWWQEASVIDDLFTTPTAYEFIQATRLLRHRPHSSTTQYWANDFKFHSSLNLNFPVTEIESLTFENKYIQITNLMMGITGIQGALPYSYTHKVKQSRHQQRQEILGFLSLFNHKLTTQYVDASLAYYLPIRYEIEKENDYLDVLHALNGYVRTQQDQTELDDYFAEFSGLMQGQNNTAYALKTMLNCIFKNDFKIKQWVEEKFKLEDAQRTTLGGNANLLGRNTFCGESIRQIDGKVEIQIGPLSRTDYLSFLPKQQMSEKLKKIISTWCSPTKLVDVRLILKKEEIQPLCLNTKSEQGLAQNAFLMTQNREANLETCYALFGELQ; encoded by the coding sequence ATGCGTGCAGAACGTTGGTGGCAAGAAGCTTCTGTAATAGATGATCTCTTTACCACACCTACAGCTTATGAGTTTATTCAGGCGACACGTTTGTTGCGCCATAGGCCACATTCATCTACAACGCAGTATTGGGCGAATGATTTTAAATTTCACAGTTCTTTAAATCTTAATTTTCCAGTGACTGAGATAGAATCCTTAACTTTTGAAAACAAGTATATACAGATCACTAATCTCATGATGGGAATCACCGGTATACAAGGTGCTTTGCCCTATAGTTATACCCATAAAGTTAAGCAAAGTCGTCATCAGCAAAGACAAGAAATCCTTGGTTTTCTGAGTCTATTTAATCATAAATTAACAACACAATATGTCGATGCGAGTTTGGCTTATTATTTACCCATACGGTATGAAATTGAAAAGGAAAATGATTATCTGGATGTCCTGCATGCCTTGAATGGGTATGTCAGAACACAACAGGATCAGACTGAATTAGATGATTATTTTGCTGAATTTTCAGGTTTAATGCAGGGGCAAAATAATACCGCATATGCTTTAAAAACCATGCTGAATTGTATTTTCAAAAATGACTTTAAAATAAAACAGTGGGTAGAAGAAAAATTCAAATTAGAAGATGCACAACGAACAACTTTAGGGGGGAATGCCAATTTACTCGGTAGAAATACATTCTGTGGTGAGAGCATTCGACAAATTGATGGAAAAGTAGAGATTCAGATTGGCCCATTATCTAGAACGGATTATTTGAGTTTTTTACCCAAGCAACAAATGAGTGAAAAATTAAAGAAAATAATTTCAACTTGGTGTAGTCCCACAAAACTGGTGGATGTGCGCTTAATATTAAAAAAAGAAGAAATACAGCCACTTTGCCTGAATACAAAATCCGAGCAGGGCTTGGCACAAAACGCTTTTTTAATGACTCAAAATAGAGAAGCTAATTTGGAGACATGTTATGCATTATTTGGGGAGCTTCAATGA